In Puntigrus tetrazona isolate hp1 chromosome 18, ASM1883169v1, whole genome shotgun sequence, one genomic interval encodes:
- the n4bp1 gene encoding NEDD4-binding protein 1 — protein sequence MSTTRPLLGMKRITEVTCTEPPGGRQSPTAGRAQSESLTVDEFTVHEDKQTELRCSKPKVEQVFQVTFTIIGLLDHTGAHGSKASRQIWLQLKGKKEDVSKAKEYVKGLCDPELQKEEWYPVDMHCIFAGARGLFLDRLLRDTSAEVQVLEPGRLKLSGCAEAVVMAQSRVQQFVALFQEKRSLPADREPLVKRTFKNFVEDRADKYAMELLLLPSALKEELLGLAQSPTQPLISIDLEQDRSQTSTPVTDLSNRILDTTFEDKTAGPTSTPDVMPGLNGRPCNKRRSSESEQRDTKRQYSLERREEEQLEERQREPCQTWTVTSAKGALAGSELTNESEAVSPETNLRCLVNFFRTMGYQQEVVERVVRETGQTEDTFLLLERIVEETQKGQGAQRTSRTPDPSPCANASSTSTSIRLKEKERTQTRALTEIKCKENIRPPSTNGIGQKNQISSMPLASTTLKRNNGAQTDVCEVIIIDDDDNDFTEIERKPRISALDLKSESRFDYLPRGSSQTMVPVRMESVTNLRSSSQGPPLRSTDTRPGCSYQTLPGRAPLPRPEAHSTSKPAPLTGISRFQQSLRTPYRLVLQNEPGCPDLRHIIIDGSNVAMAHGLHRIFSCRGIAIAVEAFWRRGHREITVFVPQWRQKKDPNITEQHFLNQLENLRLLSFTPSREVCGQRISSHDDRFLLHLAEKTGGVIVTNDNLRDFVSQSEAWRWIIQERLLQFTFVEDHFMIPDDPLGKNGPHLDEFLFKDRRGSPIMAPPRTDIRATPSVYASSAQSTAHPSSPSHWPHSGPPDWHLPRPSPSPPPQRSPSETTELKRKLYDIFPDQKQRIDRILSDNPYMRDLNALSGLLLG from the exons atgtcaacaacGCGGCCCCTCCTCGGGATGAAGCGAATCACCGAGGTAACCTGCACAGAGCCGCCGGGAGGCAGGCAGTCCCCGACCGCCGGCAGAGCGCAGTCCGAGTCGCTCACCGTAGACGAGTTCACGGTACACGAGGACAAGCAGACAGAGCTCAGGTGTAGCAAGCCGAAGGTCGAACAGGTTTTCCAAGTGACGTTTACTATTATTGGGCTCTTGGATCACACAGGAGCCCACGGAAGTAAGGCTTCCAGGCAGATCTGGCTCCAGCTGAAGGGAAAAAAGGAGGACGTGTCTAAAGCAAAG GAGTATGTGAAAGGCCTGTGTGACCCAGAGCTTCAGAAGGAAGAATGGTACCCAGTGGACATGCACTGCATTTTTGCTGGTGCTCGTGGACTATTTTTAGACCGGCTGCTTAGAGACACAAGTGCAGAGGTCCAGGTACTGGAACCGGGTCGTCTGAAGTTGAGCGGGTGCGCAGAGGCCGTTGTCATGGCCCAAAGTCGTGTTCAACAGTTTGTTGCCCTCTTTCAGGAGAAGCGAAGCTTGCCAGCTGACAGAGAACCCTTAGTTAAGCGCACCTTTAAGAATTTTGTGGAGGACCGAGCTGATAAATATGCCATGGAACTGCTTTTGCTGCCCAGTGCCCTCAAAGAGGAACTTTTGGGCTTGGCCCAAAGCCCCACACAGCCTTTAATTAGCATAGACCTTGAGCAGGACCGCTCCCAGACTAGCACACCTGTAACAGACCTCTCAAACCGTATCCTGGACACCACTTTTGAGGACAAAACCGCAGGTCCTACGTCCACTCCTGATGTTATGCCCGGTCTAAACGGTCGACCTTGCAACAAGCGGCGGTCTTCTGAAAGTGAGCAGAGGGACACTAAGAGGCAATACTCAttggagaggagagaagaggagcAGTTGGAAGAGCGACAGCGAGAGCCATGCCAAACTTGGACAGTTACGTCTGCAAAAGGAGCGCTGGCTGGTAGTGAATTGACAAATGAAAGTGAGGCAGTGAGTCCTGAGACTAACTTACGCTGTCTTGTTAACTTCTTCCGAACCATGGGCTACCAGCAGGAGGTTGTTGAGAGGGTGGTTCGTGAGACCGGGCAGACAGAGGACACGTTTTTGCTTCTAGAACGAATTGTGGAAGAGACTCAGAAGGGTCAGGGAGCACAGCGCACTTCTCGCACGCCCGACCCATCACCCTGTGCAAATGCCTCGTCCACCTCTACCTCCATCAGACTCAAAGAGAAGGAACGGACACAGACGAGAGCTCTCACAGAGATAAagtgcaaagaaaacattagaCCTCCTAGCACTAACGGCATAGGTCAGAAGAACCAGATAAGCAGCATGCCACTAGCTTCTACCACTCTTAAAAGAAACAATGGTGCACAGACTGATGTGTGTGAAGTGATTATCATCGATGACGATGATAATGACTTCACAGAGATAGAGAGGAAACCCAGAATTTCTGCACTCGATTTGAAATCTGAGTCCCGGTTTGATTACTTGCCCCGTGGTAGCTCTCAAACAATGGTTCCAGTACGGATGGAGAGTGTGACCAATCTCCGCAGCTCGTCTCAAGGCCCACCTCTCCGGAGCACCGACACACGACCAGGATGCTCTTACCAGACGCTTCCTGGACGGGCACCTTTACCTCGCCCTGAGGCACATAGCACCTCTAAACCAGCACCCCTCACCGGCATTTCTCGTTTCCAGCAATCCCTGAGAACCCCCTACCGACTAGTTCTACAAAATGAACCAGGCTGCCCAGATCTGCGGCACATCATCATCGATGGGAGCAATGTGGCAATGGC GCATGGACTCCATCGAATCTTTTCTTGTCGTGGGATCGCCATCGCTGTAGAGGCCTTCTGGCGCAGAGGGCACAGAGAAATCACCGTCTTCGTTCCTCAGTGGAGACAGAAAAAGGACCCTAACATCACTG AACAGCACTTTTTGAATCAGCTGGAAAACCTGCGACTTCTATCTTTCACTCCGTCTAGAGAAGTGTGTGGACAGAGAATTTCCTCCCATGATGACAG ATTCCTGCTTCATTTGGCTGAGAAGACAGGAGGGGTCATTGTCACCAATGACAACCTGAGGGACTTTGTGAGCCAGTCAGAAGCATGGAGATGGATTATTCAGGAGAG ACTCTTACAGTTCACCTTTGTTGAAGATCATTTCATGATCCCAGATGACCCACTTGGAAAGAATGGACCTCATCTAGATGAGTTTCTATTTAAAGACCGCCG AGGTAGTCCCATAATGGCCCCACCGAGGACAGACATTCGGGCAACCCCGTCAGTATACGCTTCATCGGCCCAGTCCACAGCACACCCCTCTTCCCCTTCCCACTGGCCACACTCTGGACCTCCAGACTGGCATCTTCCTCGTCCTTCCCCTTCTCCACCTCCACAGCGGTCACCATCAGAAACCACAGAGCTCAAAAGGAAGTTATACGACATCTTTCCTGACCAAAAGCAGCGCATCGACCGTATCCTCAGCGACAACCCATATATGAGGGACCTGAATGCTCTGTCTGGCCTTTTGCTGGGCTGA